From Gordonia crocea, the proteins below share one genomic window:
- a CDS encoding DUF2200 domain-containing protein, translated as MPLASVYPHYVAKAEKKGRTAAEVDEIISWLTGYDEAGLRRVLDDQVDFATFFAAAPAMNPNAALITGSICGYRIQDIEDPLMRQIRCLDKLVDELAKGKAMDKILRG; from the coding sequence ATGCCACTGGCCAGCGTCTACCCGCACTACGTCGCCAAGGCGGAGAAGAAGGGGCGCACCGCGGCCGAAGTCGACGAGATCATCTCCTGGCTGACCGGCTACGACGAAGCCGGGCTGCGCCGGGTTCTCGACGATCAGGTCGACTTCGCCACCTTCTTCGCCGCGGCCCCTGCGATGAACCCCAACGCCGCGCTGATCACCGGCTCGATCTGTGGCTATCGGATCCAAGACATCGAGGATCCGCTGATGCGCCAGATCCGCTGTCTGGACAAGCTCGTCGACGAGTTGGCCAAGGGCAAGGCGATGGACAAAATCCTGCGCGGTTGA
- a CDS encoding FMN-binding glutamate synthase family protein: MSPNWKRALPFLPVAGLAAYDLIQKRHAVLRNFPVVGHARYALEAIGPELRQYIVSGNDEERPFSRNQRRWIYASSKLQNNYFGFGADNDTEFTQGYPIIKHRTFSDIAPATQVNRGSKGDTVPAAKMLGGHRGRPGAFRPTSVVNVSAMSFGSLSAAAIEAINRGAAMAGAMHNTGEGGISEHHRHGADLVLQIGTSYFGCRDAQGRFELARLKDVVASGPVKAIEIKLSQGAKPGLGGLLPGAKVTEEIARIRGIEAGRDCASPSRHTEFDSTDSLLDWVELLAAETGVPVGIKSAVGNLDFWTELVELMDTTDRGVDFVTVDGGEGGTGAAPLIFSESVSLPFRLGFARVYEQFARAGIADHVVFIGSGKLGLPDNAVVAFALGCDMVNVAREVMMSIGCVQAQKCHTDKCPTGIATQDKWLAHGLDPLSKADRAANYLRTLRRDLLKVSEACGVAHPGLITTEDLDILNGHESATSLRQVYGYEAKWGLPNEFDAAEITSIMNGPC; encoded by the coding sequence ATGTCGCCGAACTGGAAACGCGCCCTCCCCTTCCTGCCCGTCGCCGGGTTGGCCGCCTACGACCTGATCCAGAAGCGCCACGCGGTGCTGCGGAACTTCCCCGTCGTCGGCCATGCCCGCTACGCCTTGGAGGCGATCGGCCCGGAGCTGCGCCAATACATCGTGAGCGGCAATGACGAGGAGCGTCCGTTCAGCCGCAACCAGCGGCGGTGGATCTACGCGTCGTCCAAACTGCAGAACAACTATTTCGGCTTCGGCGCGGACAACGACACCGAGTTCACCCAGGGCTATCCGATCATCAAGCACCGAACCTTCTCCGACATTGCGCCGGCGACCCAGGTCAACCGCGGGAGCAAGGGTGACACCGTGCCGGCCGCCAAGATGCTCGGCGGGCATCGGGGCCGGCCCGGCGCGTTCCGACCGACCTCGGTCGTGAACGTCTCGGCGATGAGTTTCGGATCGCTGTCGGCGGCGGCGATCGAGGCCATCAACCGGGGCGCGGCGATGGCGGGCGCGATGCACAACACCGGCGAGGGCGGCATCTCCGAGCACCACCGCCACGGTGCCGACCTGGTCCTGCAGATCGGCACCTCATACTTCGGCTGCCGCGACGCACAGGGCCGTTTCGAGTTGGCCAGACTCAAGGACGTCGTGGCCTCCGGGCCGGTGAAGGCGATCGAGATCAAGTTGAGCCAGGGCGCCAAGCCAGGGTTGGGCGGACTGCTGCCGGGCGCGAAGGTCACCGAGGAAATCGCCCGCATCCGCGGAATCGAAGCCGGCCGGGACTGCGCCAGCCCGTCGCGCCACACCGAGTTCGACAGCACCGACTCGCTGTTGGACTGGGTCGAGCTGCTGGCCGCCGAAACCGGCGTCCCGGTGGGCATCAAGTCCGCCGTCGGCAACCTCGACTTCTGGACCGAACTCGTTGAACTGATGGACACCACCGATCGCGGCGTCGACTTCGTCACCGTCGACGGCGGCGAGGGCGGAACCGGCGCCGCACCGCTGATCTTCAGCGAGTCGGTCTCCCTGCCGTTCCGCCTCGGCTTCGCCCGCGTGTACGAGCAGTTCGCCCGGGCCGGCATCGCCGACCACGTCGTGTTCATCGGATCGGGCAAACTCGGCCTGCCCGACAACGCCGTCGTCGCCTTCGCGCTCGGCTGCGACATGGTCAACGTGGCCCGCGAAGTCATGATGTCGATCGGCTGCGTCCAGGCCCAGAAGTGCCACACCGACAAGTGCCCCACCGGAATCGCCACCCAGGACAAGTGGCTGGCGCACGGGCTCGACCCGCTGAGCAAGGCGGACCGCGCGGCGAACTACCTCCGCACCCTGCGCCGCGATCTGCTGAAGGTGTCCGAGGCATGCGGCGTCGCACATCCGGGGTTGATCACCACCGAGGACCTCGACATCCTCAACGGCCACGAGTCGGCCACGTCGCTGCGCCAGGTGTACGGCTACGAAGCGAAGTGGGGCCTCCCCAATGAGTTCGACGCCGCCGAGATCACCAGCATCATGAACGGTCCCTGTTGA
- a CDS encoding S-(hydroxymethyl)mycothiol dehydrogenase: MSQTVKGVIARSKKAPTEVVDVVIPDPGPRDVVVTVQACGVCHTDLAYREGGINDEYPFLLGHEAAGVVESVGSDVSHVEVGDFVILNWRAVCGECRACKRGCPWYCFDTFNASAPMTLTDGTELTPALGIGAFAEKTLVHELQCTKVNPETDPAVAGLLGCGVMAGLGAAMNTGGVGRGDSVAVIGCGGVGDAAVAGAKLAGATTIIAIDRDAAKLEWARELGATHTIDGSTVDDVVTAVQDLTDGNGADVVIDAVGRPETYRQAFYARDLAGVVVLVGVPTPEMQLEMPLVDFFSRGGALKSSWYGDCLPERDFPMLIDLYEQGRLPLDKFVTERVGIEDVEAAFSAMEAGKVLRSVVVLS, encoded by the coding sequence ATGTCGCAAACAGTCAAAGGTGTCATCGCCCGCTCCAAGAAAGCTCCGACGGAGGTCGTCGACGTCGTCATCCCCGATCCCGGACCGCGTGACGTCGTCGTCACGGTCCAGGCGTGCGGCGTCTGCCACACCGACCTGGCCTACCGCGAAGGCGGGATCAACGACGAGTACCCGTTCCTCCTCGGCCACGAGGCCGCCGGCGTCGTCGAGTCGGTCGGCTCCGACGTCAGCCACGTCGAGGTCGGCGATTTTGTCATCCTCAACTGGCGCGCCGTGTGCGGCGAGTGCCGCGCCTGTAAGCGCGGGTGCCCCTGGTACTGCTTCGACACGTTCAACGCCTCGGCGCCGATGACGCTGACCGACGGGACCGAACTTACCCCTGCGCTGGGGATCGGCGCCTTCGCCGAGAAGACCCTGGTCCACGAACTGCAGTGCACCAAGGTGAACCCGGAGACCGATCCGGCGGTCGCCGGACTCCTCGGCTGCGGGGTGATGGCCGGCCTGGGCGCGGCGATGAACACCGGCGGCGTCGGGCGCGGCGACTCGGTGGCCGTCATCGGCTGCGGCGGCGTCGGCGACGCCGCGGTCGCCGGGGCGAAACTGGCCGGCGCGACGACGATCATCGCCATCGACCGCGACGCCGCCAAGCTGGAGTGGGCCCGGGAACTCGGCGCCACCCACACCATCGACGGCTCGACCGTCGACGACGTGGTGACCGCCGTGCAGGACCTGACCGACGGCAACGGCGCCGACGTCGTCATCGACGCGGTCGGACGCCCGGAGACCTACCGCCAAGCCTTCTACGCCCGCGACCTCGCCGGCGTCGTCGTCCTGGTCGGCGTGCCGACGCCGGAGATGCAGCTGGAGATGCCGCTGGTGGACTTCTTCTCCCGCGGCGGCGCACTGAAGTCCTCGTGGTACGGCGACTGCCTGCCCGAACGCGACTTCCCGATGTTGATCGACCTCTACGAGCAGGGCCGCCTGCCGCTGGACAAGTTCGTCACCGAGCGGGTCGGCATCGAGGACGTGGAAGCCGCGTTCTCGGCCATGGAGGCCGGCAAGGTCCTGCGCTCGGTGGTGGTGCTGTCATGA
- a CDS encoding TfoX/Sxy family protein gives MDARDRLVERLRVLLAEEPVTREISMFGGRAFMVNEKLAVCAMKQGELLIRVAADEQEALLAQPGAAQAEMGSGREMGAGWIIVDATAIDTDDRLEPWLERALTHNRAATGRE, from the coding sequence GTGGATGCACGCGATCGGCTGGTGGAGCGGCTGCGGGTCCTCCTCGCCGAAGAACCGGTGACGCGGGAGATCTCGATGTTCGGCGGCCGCGCCTTCATGGTCAACGAAAAGCTGGCGGTGTGCGCGATGAAGCAGGGTGAGCTGTTGATCCGCGTCGCCGCCGACGAGCAGGAGGCACTGCTGGCCCAGCCGGGTGCGGCGCAGGCCGAGATGGGGTCGGGTCGGGAGATGGGCGCCGGGTGGATCATCGTCGACGCGACGGCGATCGACACCGACGACCGGTTGGAGCCCTGGCTGGAACGGGCGCTGACCCACAACCGCGCGGCGACTGGCCGTGAATAG
- a CDS encoding MBL fold metallo-hydrolase, with protein sequence MTARVDRVVTSGTFSLDGGTWDVDNNIWIVGDDAECVIIDAAHTAAPILEAVGGRTVKAIVLTHGHNDHVTVAPELSAATGAPILLHPGDDMLWEQTHPDVAHEDLADGQEIEVGGTVLRVINTPGHSPGSSVLYAPGLGVLFSGDTLFHGGPGATGRSFSSFDDIIDSITENLLSLPPETVVHTGHGDSTTIGDEAPHRQEWLDRGH encoded by the coding sequence ATGACCGCGCGGGTCGACCGCGTCGTCACGTCGGGCACCTTCAGCCTCGACGGCGGCACCTGGGACGTCGACAACAACATCTGGATCGTCGGCGACGACGCGGAGTGCGTCATCATCGACGCCGCCCACACCGCGGCACCGATCCTCGAGGCGGTGGGCGGGCGGACGGTCAAGGCGATCGTGTTGACCCACGGCCACAACGACCACGTCACCGTCGCCCCCGAACTGTCCGCCGCCACCGGCGCACCGATTCTGCTGCACCCCGGCGACGACATGCTGTGGGAGCAGACCCACCCCGACGTTGCGCACGAGGACCTCGCCGACGGGCAGGAGATCGAGGTCGGCGGGACGGTGCTGCGCGTGATCAACACCCCTGGCCACTCGCCCGGGTCGTCGGTCCTCTACGCACCCGGGCTGGGCGTGTTGTTCTCCGGCGACACCCTGTTCCACGGCGGGCCGGGCGCGACCGGACGCAGCTTCTCCAGCTTTGACGACATTATCGACTCGATCACCGAGAACCTCCTGTCGCTGCCGCCGGAGACCGTGGTGCACACCGGCCACGGCGACTCGACCACGATCGGCGACGAGGCCCCCCACCGCCAGGAATGGCTCGACCGGGGCCACTGA
- a CDS encoding Rv2640c family ArsR-like transcriptional regulator, with the protein MPKTLPIIDMNAPVCCSPVAAQPLDDVAALEVALRLKALADPMRVRLLSLILTCENDQHPTTGALAAIVGLAESTVSHHLGQLRTAGLIASDRRGMTVHHIARRDALAALRDVLDPHCCEC; encoded by the coding sequence ATGCCCAAGACGCTGCCGATCATCGACATGAACGCGCCGGTGTGTTGTTCGCCGGTCGCGGCGCAGCCGCTCGACGATGTGGCCGCGCTCGAGGTCGCCCTGCGGCTCAAAGCGCTGGCCGACCCGATGCGCGTCCGACTGCTGTCGCTGATCCTCACGTGCGAGAACGACCAGCACCCGACGACGGGCGCGCTCGCGGCCATCGTCGGCCTCGCCGAGTCGACGGTCAGCCACCATCTCGGGCAACTCCGCACCGCCGGGCTTATCGCCTCGGATCGACGGGGCATGACCGTGCACCACATCGCCCGCCGCGACGCCCTGGCGGCGCTTCGCGATGTGCTCGACCCGCATTGCTGCGAATGCTGA
- a CDS encoding DUF3556 domain-containing protein, whose amino-acid sequence MGFLKQDAPTVDDFAAWSKGTRAEKIVPMARHWAEVGFGTPVVLHLFYALKILAYAAVALLIVLATPGIGGLGEIDQWWTEPIVFEKIVLFTMLFEVIGLGCGFGPLNNRFFPPMGSILYWLRPGTIRLPPWPGRVPGTRGTTRTVVDVALYAALLGILVVALCTGGTGPIPALDSTVGVLPVWQVGAVVGLLAVCGLRDKSIFLGARGEVYGSLAIAFLLSGADIVIAGKLVFLMIWIGAAVSKLNRHFPFVISTMMSNNPVLRPKWLKRKFFAHFPDDLRPSRMSRLVAHVATAIELCVPIVLFVSGGGWPTAVAATIMVAFHLGILASIPMGVPLEWNVFMIVGVLVLFVGHADIGLGELTSAWPLVLFAVLASVVVIGNVAPRKVSFLPGMRYYAGNWDTSLWCLKPSASAKIDENVVAIAAMPAAQMERYYGSPETAALYLYMGYAFRSFNTHGRAMFTLAHRAMAGQDEADFVLTDGERITNTAIGWNFGDGHMCNEQLIAALQQRCGFEPGEVRVVLIDGQPIQTQTQRYRLVDAATGEFEHGYVRVADMVSAQPWDDDIPVQVSP is encoded by the coding sequence ATGGGCTTCCTGAAGCAAGACGCACCGACGGTCGACGACTTCGCAGCGTGGAGTAAAGGCACCCGGGCCGAGAAGATCGTGCCCATGGCCCGACACTGGGCCGAGGTCGGTTTCGGCACCCCGGTCGTCCTGCACCTGTTCTACGCGCTGAAGATTCTCGCCTATGCCGCCGTCGCATTGCTGATCGTGCTCGCCACGCCGGGGATCGGCGGGCTCGGCGAGATCGACCAGTGGTGGACCGAGCCGATCGTCTTCGAGAAGATCGTGCTGTTCACGATGCTGTTCGAGGTGATCGGCCTCGGCTGCGGTTTCGGGCCGCTCAACAACCGGTTCTTCCCGCCGATGGGATCGATCCTCTACTGGCTGCGGCCGGGCACCATCCGGCTGCCACCGTGGCCCGGTCGGGTACCGGGTACGCGCGGCACCACCCGCACCGTCGTGGACGTCGCGCTGTACGCGGCGCTGCTGGGGATACTCGTCGTGGCACTCTGCACCGGCGGCACCGGGCCGATCCCCGCCCTCGACAGCACCGTCGGGGTGTTGCCCGTCTGGCAGGTGGGTGCGGTCGTCGGGCTGCTCGCCGTCTGCGGGCTGCGCGACAAGTCGATCTTCCTCGGCGCCCGCGGCGAGGTATACGGCTCGCTGGCCATCGCCTTCCTGTTGTCCGGCGCAGACATCGTCATCGCCGGCAAGCTCGTCTTCCTGATGATCTGGATCGGCGCCGCGGTGTCGAAGCTCAACCGGCACTTCCCCTTCGTGATCTCGACGATGATGTCGAACAACCCGGTGCTGCGCCCGAAGTGGCTCAAGCGCAAATTCTTCGCCCACTTCCCCGACGACCTGCGACCGAGCCGGATGTCGCGCCTGGTCGCCCACGTCGCGACGGCCATCGAGCTGTGCGTGCCGATCGTCCTGTTCGTCAGCGGCGGCGGGTGGCCCACCGCCGTGGCCGCGACCATCATGGTGGCGTTCCACCTCGGCATCCTGGCGTCGATCCCGATGGGCGTCCCACTGGAGTGGAACGTCTTCATGATTGTCGGGGTGTTGGTCCTGTTCGTCGGCCACGCCGACATCGGGCTGGGTGAGTTGACCAGCGCCTGGCCGCTGGTGCTGTTCGCGGTCTTGGCCAGCGTCGTCGTCATCGGCAACGTCGCCCCGCGCAAGGTCTCCTTCCTGCCCGGGATGCGCTACTACGCGGGTAATTGGGACACCTCGCTGTGGTGCCTCAAACCCTCGGCGTCGGCGAAGATCGACGAGAACGTCGTCGCCATCGCCGCGATGCCGGCGGCCCAGATGGAGCGCTACTACGGGAGCCCCGAGACTGCGGCGCTGTACCTATACATGGGTTATGCGTTCCGTTCGTTCAACACCCACGGCCGGGCGATGTTCACCCTCGCCCACCGCGCGATGGCCGGCCAGGACGAAGCGGACTTCGTCCTCACGGATGGCGAGCGCATCACCAACACGGCCATCGGGTGGAACTTCGGCGACGGCCACATGTGCAACGAACAGCTCATCGCCGCACTACAGCAACGATGCGGATTCGAACCCGGCGAGGTCCGGGTGGTGCTGATCGACGGCCAACCGATCCAGACACAGACCCAGCGCTACCGACTCGTCGACGCCGCGACCGGCGAGTTCGAGCACGGCTACGTCCGGGTCGCGGACATGGTGTCGGCCCAGCCGTGGGACGACGACATCCCGGTCCAGGTCAGCCCTTGA
- a CDS encoding adenylate/guanylate cyclase domain-containing protein, with the protein MAGRFAAAGVHRRTLVERLKLLHQQQILGFDQQSWSGLTDDERKRIAGGTIAVSSIALVGGNTGIGLETFLLVQLALRGGRLSEVLNLDTAMMWAMVVAIVGGTLLNLVFGLIIMRGHLNWFLSGAQPEPGRAEAIQGIPRRQVIGTMAAWTIALGIYGVTAIILGRGAIEFVVVTGAFSLAAVASACLTYIFAERAVRPLAVMAMREQNSLRAWSGVRKRMLAVWLVSSAVPMVGLLAINAGRYTGLLPAATGTVDWVAVVVALIGLAAGARVVVLVGAALAEPLDDLAAAMNDVEQGDLSTRVAVYDNSELGVLQNGFNQMVDGLAERERMRDLFARHVGSTVAEHALARGDEMSGATTPSVGVLFVDIAGSTTMSAHLDPEAVAGLLNRFFTIVAEVVDEHDGFINKFEGDAALAVFGAPVALDAAAAAALRASRELADRLREELPIKWGIGVSHGTVFAGDIGAQTRYEYTVIGDPVNESARLSELAKDARVPVVASGDAVDAAGDEADHWAYRGAFHLRGRVEATQLYLPVTVAMEMTDNRATVPTVADVVRGLARLPFQRVARRR; encoded by the coding sequence GTGGCCGGCCGTTTTGCTGCCGCGGGCGTCCACCGGCGCACGCTGGTGGAGCGGTTGAAGCTGCTACACCAACAGCAGATCCTCGGCTTCGACCAACAGTCCTGGTCGGGGCTCACCGACGACGAGCGCAAGCGAATCGCCGGCGGCACGATCGCGGTGTCTTCGATCGCCCTGGTCGGCGGCAACACGGGGATCGGCCTGGAGACCTTCCTGCTGGTTCAACTCGCGCTGCGGGGCGGGCGGCTGAGCGAAGTGCTCAACCTCGACACGGCGATGATGTGGGCGATGGTCGTCGCCATCGTCGGCGGCACCCTGCTCAACCTCGTCTTCGGGCTGATCATCATGCGCGGACACCTGAACTGGTTCCTCTCGGGTGCGCAGCCCGAGCCGGGGCGCGCCGAGGCGATCCAGGGAATCCCGCGGCGCCAGGTCATCGGCACGATGGCGGCCTGGACGATCGCCCTGGGGATCTACGGCGTGACCGCGATCATCCTCGGTCGCGGAGCGATCGAATTCGTCGTCGTCACCGGGGCCTTCTCCCTGGCCGCGGTGGCCAGCGCCTGCCTCACCTATATCTTCGCCGAACGCGCGGTCCGTCCCCTGGCCGTGATGGCGATGCGCGAACAGAACTCGTTGCGTGCCTGGTCCGGGGTGCGCAAGCGGATGCTCGCGGTCTGGTTGGTCTCCTCGGCGGTGCCGATGGTCGGACTCCTCGCGATCAATGCCGGCCGCTACACCGGTCTGCTGCCCGCCGCGACGGGCACGGTGGACTGGGTCGCGGTGGTCGTGGCACTGATCGGCCTGGCCGCGGGGGCCCGCGTGGTCGTCCTCGTCGGGGCGGCGCTGGCCGAGCCGCTCGACGACCTCGCCGCCGCGATGAACGACGTCGAGCAGGGCGACCTGTCCACCCGCGTCGCGGTCTACGACAACTCCGAGCTCGGCGTGCTGCAAAACGGCTTCAACCAGATGGTCGACGGCCTCGCCGAACGCGAGCGGATGCGCGACCTGTTCGCCCGCCACGTCGGATCCACCGTCGCCGAGCACGCGCTGGCCCGCGGCGACGAGATGTCCGGGGCGACGACGCCCTCGGTGGGCGTGCTCTTCGTCGACATCGCCGGATCGACGACGATGAGCGCGCATCTGGATCCCGAGGCGGTGGCCGGTCTGCTCAACCGGTTCTTCACCATCGTCGCCGAGGTCGTCGACGAGCACGACGGCTTCATCAACAAGTTCGAGGGGGATGCGGCCCTGGCGGTGTTCGGCGCCCCGGTCGCCCTCGACGCGGCCGCCGCCGCGGCCCTGCGGGCGTCGCGGGAACTGGCGGACCGGCTGCGCGAGGAACTGCCCATCAAGTGGGGGATCGGGGTCTCACACGGCACCGTATTCGCCGGCGACATCGGCGCGCAGACCCGCTACGAGTACACGGTGATCGGCGACCCCGTCAACGAGAGCGCGCGCCTGTCCGAACTCGCCAAAGACGCCCGGGTACCGGTGGTCGCCAGCGGTGACGCGGTGGACGCGGCGGGCGACGAGGCCGACCACTGGGCTTACCGCGGTGCCTTCCACCTGCGCGGCCGGGTCGAGGCAACCCAGTTGTACCTGCCGGTCACCGTCGCGATGGAGATGACCGACAACCGGGCCACGGTGCCCACCGTCGCCGACGTCGTCCGCGGGCTGGCGCGGCTGCCCTTCCAACGAGTCGCGCGCCGGCGCTGA
- a CDS encoding YceI family protein, whose translation MATAVAAPIQAGTWVIDPVHSTVGFAVKHLMVSKVRGKFETFSGAITVAEDGTPSVSAEIATDSITTGNDQRDGHVRSADFFDVEKYPTATFVSTGVRPDGDDYVLTGDFTLKGVTKSIELELEFNGVNAGMGNGPVAGFEAKTVINRKDFGVDLEMPLEGGGVVVGDKITITLEIEAGLQA comes from the coding sequence ATGGCTACCGCAGTCGCAGCCCCCATCCAAGCCGGCACCTGGGTCATCGACCCCGTCCACTCGACCGTCGGCTTCGCCGTCAAGCACCTCATGGTCAGCAAGGTGCGCGGCAAGTTCGAGACCTTCTCCGGCGCCATCACCGTCGCCGAGGACGGCACCCCGTCGGTGAGCGCCGAGATCGCCACCGATTCGATCACCACCGGCAACGACCAGCGCGACGGCCACGTCCGCAGCGCCGACTTCTTCGACGTCGAGAAGTACCCGACCGCGACCTTCGTGAGCACCGGCGTGCGCCCCGATGGCGACGACTACGTGCTGACCGGTGACTTCACCCTCAAGGGCGTGACCAAGTCGATCGAGCTCGAACTCGAGTTCAATGGCGTCAACGCCGGCATGGGCAACGGTCCGGTGGCCGGCTTCGAGGCCAAGACCGTGATCAACCGCAAGGACTTCGGCGTCGACCTGGAGATGCCGCTCGAGGGCGGCGGCGTGGTCGTCGGCGACAAGATCACCATCACCCTCGAGATCGAGGCCGGCCTGCAGGCCTGA
- a CDS encoding NUDIX hydrolase, translating to MDVSREIARDRLANWSRRPVENPGDLRESAVALTVVARGGTHGIWILRRPATMRNHPNQFALPGGRLDAGETAVEAALRELHEETGIVAAQSDVLGILDDYRTRSGYIITPVVCWIDDDPPLVPNPAEVAQSFFVPFDDLVRTPRFLTIPQSPRPVIQMPMVDRTIHAPTAALIYQFAEVVLRDRPTRVHQLEQPLFAWR from the coding sequence GTGGATGTTTCGCGCGAGATAGCCCGCGACCGACTCGCCAACTGGTCGCGTCGCCCGGTCGAGAACCCGGGCGACCTGCGGGAATCGGCGGTGGCCCTGACCGTCGTCGCGCGTGGGGGAACCCACGGGATTTGGATCCTGCGACGGCCGGCGACGATGCGCAACCATCCGAACCAGTTCGCCCTGCCGGGCGGGCGCCTGGATGCGGGGGAGACGGCCGTGGAGGCCGCGCTGCGGGAGCTGCACGAGGAGACCGGGATTGTTGCCGCGCAGTCCGACGTGCTCGGGATCCTCGACGACTATCGGACGCGGTCGGGCTACATCATCACGCCGGTGGTCTGCTGGATCGACGACGATCCGCCGCTGGTGCCGAACCCGGCCGAGGTCGCGCAGAGTTTCTTCGTCCCGTTCGACGACCTGGTGCGCACGCCGCGGTTCCTGACGATTCCGCAGTCCCCGCGCCCGGTGATCCAGATGCCGATGGTCGACCGGACCATCCACGCCCCGACTGCGGCGCTGATCTACCAATTCGCCGAGGTGGTGTTGCGGGACCGCCCGACCCGGGTCCACCAGTTGGAACAACCGCTGTTTGCGTGGCGGTAG
- a CDS encoding oxidoreductase: MKLELGDQSGRTAIITGANSGLGAQTATALADAGADVVLACRNTDKAAAVANRIGAKARVEKLDLADLQSVRDFADRIDGANLLINNAGVMALPLRRTADGFEMQFGTNHLGHFALTLLMLDKVSDRVVTLSSGMHSLGRLDFDDLNWENRRYRRWRAYGDSKLANLMFAKELARRLEASESSLVSVAAHPGYASTDLQGHTESLMDVVMAVGNSVAAQSAADGAMPTLYAATSPAVRTGGFYGPTKFGGMRGAPGPSSYREVADDEAQRTRLWQASEELVGITSPV; encoded by the coding sequence ATGAAACTTGAACTGGGCGACCAGAGCGGCCGTACCGCCATCATCACCGGGGCCAACAGCGGCCTCGGCGCGCAAACCGCCACCGCACTCGCCGACGCCGGCGCCGACGTCGTGCTGGCCTGCCGCAACACCGACAAGGCGGCGGCCGTGGCCAATCGGATCGGCGCGAAGGCTCGGGTGGAGAAACTCGACCTCGCCGACCTCCAATCGGTCCGCGACTTCGCCGACCGCATCGACGGGGCGAATCTGCTGATCAACAACGCCGGGGTGATGGCGCTGCCGCTGCGGCGCACCGCCGACGGATTCGAGATGCAGTTCGGCACCAACCACCTCGGCCATTTCGCACTCACGCTGCTGATGCTCGACAAGGTCTCCGACCGGGTGGTCACCCTCTCGTCGGGTATGCACAGCCTGGGCCGGCTCGACTTCGACGACCTCAACTGGGAGAACCGCCGCTATCGCCGCTGGCGGGCCTACGGTGACTCGAAGCTGGCGAATCTGATGTTCGCCAAGGAGTTGGCACGCCGGCTCGAGGCGTCGGAATCGTCGCTGGTGTCGGTCGCCGCCCACCCGGGCTACGCGAGCACCGACCTGCAGGGGCACACCGAGTCGCTCATGGACGTGGTGATGGCGGTGGGCAACAGCGTCGCCGCCCAATCGGCCGCAGACGGGGCGATGCCGACGCTGTACGCGGCGACGAGTCCGGCGGTGCGCACCGGCGGCTTCTACGGACCGACCAAGTTCGGCGGTATGCGCGGAGCACCGGGACCCTCGTCGTACCGCGAGGTCGCCGACGACGAGGCGCAGCGCACCCGTCTCTGGCAGGCCTCGGAGGAACTGGTGGGGATCACCTCGCCGGTGTGA
- a CDS encoding 3-oxoacyl-ACP reductase yields the protein MTRPALPLDEQIVVVTGGARGLGAAISRAFAGQGARVVVDFHSSQEAAEALAAEYDDRVIALQADVRDRAAVEALVATAASHFGSPVTTVVNNALVDFAFNGDARAKADEIGYGDFAAQFEGSIEGPLNLIQAARAGMAEAGFGRIINVGTNLFQHPVVPYHDYTAAKAALLSLTRTFADDLGPSGITVNMVSGGLLRTTDASAATPEAVFDAIGAATPLRAVTTPEQLADATLFFASPWARGVTGQNLIVDGGLVKG from the coding sequence ATGACTCGACCCGCACTTCCCCTCGACGAGCAGATCGTCGTCGTCACCGGTGGCGCACGCGGCCTGGGCGCGGCGATCTCGCGCGCCTTCGCCGGGCAGGGGGCGCGTGTCGTCGTCGACTTCCACTCGTCGCAGGAGGCTGCCGAGGCGCTGGCCGCCGAGTACGACGACCGGGTGATCGCCCTACAGGCCGACGTCCGCGATCGGGCCGCCGTGGAGGCGCTCGTCGCCACCGCGGCCTCTCATTTCGGGTCTCCGGTGACGACCGTCGTCAACAACGCGCTGGTCGACTTCGCCTTCAACGGCGACGCCCGGGCCAAGGCCGACGAGATCGGTTATGGCGACTTCGCCGCGCAGTTCGAGGGTTCGATCGAGGGGCCGCTGAACCTCATCCAGGCCGCGCGCGCCGGGATGGCCGAGGCCGGGTTCGGGCGGATCATCAACGTCGGCACCAACCTCTTCCAGCACCCGGTGGTCCCGTACCACGACTACACCGCGGCGAAGGCCGCCCTGCTGTCGCTGACGCGGACCTTTGCCGACGACCTGGGTCCATCGGGCATCACCGTCAACATGGTGTCCGGCGGCCTGCTGCGCACCACCGACGCCTCGGCGGCGACACCCGAAGCGGTCTTCGACGCCATCGGCGCGGCCACCCCGCTGCGCGCGGTCACGACGCCCGAACAGCTCGCCGACGCGACGCTGTTCTTCGCCTCGCCGTGGGCCCGCGGTGTGACGGGTCAGAACCTCATCGTCGACGGCGGTCTGGTCAAGGGCTGA